In Treponema primitia ZAS-2, a genomic segment contains:
- the ychF gene encoding redox-regulated ATPase YchF — MALNCGIVGLPNVGKSTIFSALSSAPAEAANYPFCTINPNVGIVDVPDQRLAQLSALFKPARTIPAAVEFVDIAGLVQGASKGEGLGNQFLSHIREVGVIAQVVRCFDDPDIVHVANKVDSDADMEVINIELALADLETLAKRRERADRALRTQGKAEQKGAETVLAALDKIGPLLEQGKSARAAVLSDDERAAIYDCHFITAKPQLYVCNVDEATMRALGAGQGGNAHIEAVQRRAAAEGSEAVVICGKFEAELADIDDLAEKLAFLEELGLAESGLGALVHAAYRRLGLRTFFTAGADECRAWTIHAGDTAPKAAGVIHTDFEKGFIKAEVYSYDDIIQYGTEAKIKEAGKYRIEGKEYLVRDGDVVFFKFNV, encoded by the coding sequence ATGGCATTAAACTGCGGCATTGTGGGACTCCCCAACGTGGGCAAGTCCACCATCTTTTCGGCCCTCAGCTCCGCCCCGGCGGAGGCGGCTAATTATCCCTTTTGCACCATTAACCCCAACGTGGGCATCGTGGATGTGCCGGACCAGCGGCTTGCCCAGCTCAGTGCGCTCTTTAAGCCCGCGCGAACTATCCCCGCAGCCGTGGAGTTCGTGGACATCGCCGGCCTTGTGCAGGGTGCGTCTAAGGGGGAGGGCCTGGGCAACCAGTTCCTGTCCCACATCCGGGAGGTGGGGGTCATCGCCCAGGTGGTCCGCTGCTTTGACGACCCCGACATCGTCCATGTGGCCAACAAGGTCGATAGCGACGCGGACATGGAGGTCATCAACATCGAGCTGGCCCTGGCCGACCTGGAGACCCTAGCCAAGCGCCGGGAGCGGGCGGACCGGGCCCTGCGGACCCAGGGCAAGGCGGAGCAGAAGGGCGCCGAAACGGTGCTGGCCGCCCTGGACAAGATAGGCCCCCTCCTGGAGCAGGGGAAGAGCGCCCGCGCTGCGGTTTTGAGTGATGATGAGCGGGCCGCGATCTACGACTGCCACTTTATCACCGCCAAACCCCAGCTCTATGTGTGCAATGTTGATGAAGCCACCATGCGGGCCCTCGGCGCCGGCCAGGGCGGCAATGCCCACATCGAGGCAGTGCAGCGCCGTGCCGCCGCCGAGGGCTCCGAGGCAGTGGTCATCTGCGGCAAATTCGAGGCGGAACTGGCGGACATCGACGACCTCGCAGAGAAGCTGGCCTTCCTGGAAGAGCTGGGCCTGGCCGAGTCCGGCCTGGGCGCCCTGGTCCATGCCGCGTACCGGCGCCTGGGCCTGCGGACCTTCTTCACCGCCGGCGCCGATGAGTGCCGCGCCTGGACCATTCACGCCGGGGACACGGCGCCCAAGGCCGCCGGGGTCATTCACACGGACTTCGAGAAGGGCTTCATCAAAGCCGAGGTGTATTCCTACGACGATATCATCCAGTACGGCACCGAGGCGAAGATCAAGGAAGC